The proteins below come from a single Mugil cephalus isolate CIBA_MC_2020 chromosome 7, CIBA_Mcephalus_1.1, whole genome shotgun sequence genomic window:
- the urod gene encoding uroporphyrinogen decarboxylase, giving the protein MSNNDLILPKDFPQLKNDTFLRAARGEETEHVPVWCMRQAGRYLPEFRESRAGKDFFETCRSPEACCELTLQPLRRFPFDAAIIFCDILVVPQAMGMDVQMVPGKGPTFPDPLKEPEDLQRLRVKVDVDKELGYVFRAITLTRHKIEGKVPLIGFTGAPWTLMSYMIEGGGSNTHSKAKRWLYRHPEASHMLLRMLTDVIVEYLLGQVAAGAQALQVFESHAGILGPVEFKEFSLPYLRDIARRVKDKLKESGKDVPMIAFAKDAHYGLEDLSQSHYEVVGLDWTIDPRSARERTGGKVSLQGNMDPCALYAPKERISDIVKTMLEGFGVRGYIANLGHGLYPDMDPENVGAFVEAVHKHSKQMIKQM; this is encoded by the exons ATGAGCAACAACGATTTAATCCT cccCAAAGACTTTCCACAACTAAAGAATGATACATTCCTGCGAGCGGCGCGAGGAGAAGAAACTGAACACGTCCCAGTCTGGTGTATGAGACAGGCTGGAAGATACCTCCCAG AGTTCCGTGAGTCCAGAGCGGGGAAGGACTTCTTTGAGACATGCCGGTCACCGGAGGCCTGCTGCGAGCTCACTCTGCAG CCTCTGAGACGCTTCCCCTTCGATGCTGCCATCATTTTCTGTGACATCTTGGTCGTCCCGCAG GCCATGGGTATGGATGTCCAGATGGTGCCAGGTAAGGGTCCCACATTCCCAGACCCTCTGAAGGAGCCAGAGGACCTGCAGCGGCTGCGGGTCAAAGTGGACGTGGACAAGGAGCTGGGCTACGTCTTCAGAGCCATCACTCTGACCAGACACAAGATCGAGGGCAAAGTGCCTCTGATAGGATTCACCGGCGCCCCG tGGACACTCATGTCCTACATGATAGAAGGCGGCGGCTCCAACACCCACTCTAAGGCGAAGCGTTGGTTGTATCGGCACCCCGAGGCCAGCCACATGCTGCTGCGGATGCTGACAGATGTGATCGTGGAGTATCTGCTGGGGCAGGTGGCAGCTGGAGCTCAG GCTCTGCAGGTGTTTGAGTCCCATGCTGGCATCCTGGGACCCGTAGAGTTTAAAGAGTTCTCCCTGCCTTACCTCCGAGACATCGCCCGCCGCGTCAAAGATAAACTCAAGGAGTCCGGAAAGGATGTTCCCATG aTTGCGTTTGCAAAAGATGCTCACTACGGTCTGGAAGATCTGTCGCAGTCTCATTATGAGGTGGTTGGGCTGGACTGGACCATTGACCCACGATCAGCAcg GGAGCGCACAGGAGGGAAGGTCAGCCTGCAGGGAAACATGGACCCTTGTGCTCTGTACGCTCCAAAG GAACGTATTTCAGATATCGTGAAGACTATGTTGGAGGGCTTTGGTGTCAGGGGTTACATCGCCAACCTCGGCCACGGCCTCTACCCCGACATGGACCCGGAGAACGTGGGCGCCTTCGTAGAGGCTGTGCACAAACACTCTAAACAGATGATCAAGCAAATGTAG